The DNA region CGGCTCCACCGGCAAGGCCGACCGGACCCAGCTGCTCCGGATGCTCGAAGCTCCCGCTCCGGCCCCCGCCGCCCCCGCCGCACCCCCCGCGCCGGACGCGGGCCCGCCCTCCGCCACCCCCGAGGCCGAGGCGGCCCCCGTCCTGGCCGCCCTCCAGGAAATCTGGCAGGACGTGCTCGGCCTCCCCGCCGTCGACCCCGACGCCAACTTCATCGACCTGGGCGGCAATTCGATCCTCGCGATGCAGATCGCCACCCGGGTGCGGCAGCGCCTCGACATCCGGATCGACGCCGGTGCCGTGCTGCTCACCGACAGCCTCGACGAGCTGGCCGCGCACGTGGCCTCGACCCCCCTGGCGGCCGCCTCGTGACCGGAAACCAGCCCGCGCCGCTCTCCTTCGCCCAGGAGCGGCTGTGGTTCGCCGACGCCACCGCGCCCGGCAACCCCACGTACAACGTCCCGCTGTTCTTCCGTACCCCCGAACCCCTCGACCCCAAGGCGCTCTCCTTCGCCCTGGAAGCGGTCACCGCCCGGCACGAGCCGCTGCGCACCGTCTACCGGCTCGCCGGCGACCGCCCCGAGCAGCACGTCCTCGCCCCCGAGCCGGTGCCCGTCGAGGTCGTCGACCTCACCGGCGCGCCCGACGCCGCCGCCCGCGCCGAGCGGGAGGCCGAGGAACGCGGCCGCGCGCCCTTCGACCTCGCCGAGGGCCCGCTGCTCCGCTGCACCCTGTGGCAGGGCCTGCCCGGCGGCGACGCCGTGCTGCTCACCGTCCACCACATCGCCGTGGACGGCTGGTCCCTCGCCCCGCTCTTCGACGACCTGGCCCGCGCCTACGCGGCCGCCCTCGCCGGGGACCCGATCGAGCTCCCTGAACTCCCGGCCCGTTACGCCGACTTCGCGACCCAGGAACGGTCCGCCGCGCACCAGCCGGCCGCCGTCCGCGCCCTCGACGAGCGCGCCGCCGAGCTGCTGAAGGTCGCCCCCGGACTGCGCCTGGCCGGCCGCGCCGACCGCCCGGCCGCCCCCGACGGCGCCCGCACCGGCGCCCGGCACGAGCTCGTCGTGCCGCCGCCGGTCCGCGCCGGGATCGACACGCTCGCCGCAGGCCTCCGCGTCACCCCGTACGTCGTGCTCACCGCCGCCGTCCAGGCCCTGCTGCACCGCTGGTCCGGCCGGAGCGCGTTCCTGCTCGGCACCATGACCGCCAACCGGGACCACCCCGGTCTGGAGGAGGCCGTCGGCTTCTTCGTCAACACCGTGCCGCTGCACGCCCGGGTCGACGCCGCAGATTTCTTCCGCGCCCTCTGCAAGGCCACCCGCAAGGAGGCCTTCCGGGCCCTGTCCGTCCAGCGGGTCCCCTTCGACCGGCTCACCGCAGCCGTCGGCGCCGCGCGCGGTACCGGCCGCACCCCGCTGGTCGAGGTCGGCTTCGTCTACCAGAACGCGCCCGTGGTCCGGGCCGGCGGCGCCGGCTGGAGCGTGCCCGTCGTCCTCGGCACCGGCACCGCCAAGTTCGACCTGCTGCTGATGCTTGAGGACGGGCCCGAGGGCCTGTCCGTCACGATCGAGTACGACTCCGAGCTGTACGGCCCCGCCGACGCGAAGGGACTCGCCGAGGGCCTGGCCGCGCTGCTCGACGCGGCGGTCGCCGACCCCGACCGGGCGCTCGCCGAGCTGCCGGAGCTGCCCGGCCAGCCCGCCGCCGACGCCCTCCCGCCCGAGCCCGAGGTGCCGGCCGTCACTCCGGCGGCCCCCACGACCGCGACCACGGCCATGCCTGGCACCCCGGCCCTCCACGGCGCCGAGGCGGAGGCCGCGGAGCTCTTCGTCGCCGCCCTCGACAAGCGCGGCGGCCTCGGGCCCGCGCCCGCCGCGGCCGAACTCACCGGCGCCTCCGACTTCTTCGCGCTCGGCGGCCACTCGCTGCTCGCCGTCACCATGCTCGCCGAGACCAAGCGCCGGCACGGCCTGACCGTCTCGCCGCGCGCCTTCCTGCCCGACCCGACCGTCGCCGGACTCGCCCGCCTCCTCACCGAGGCCCGCGCCGCCGCCGCGCAGGCGGCCGCCGGCACCCCGGCCGCGACCGCGCCCGCGACCGCAGAGCGGCCCGGAGCCGCCGCCGCGGACCAGGAGGCCCACCCGGCCTCGCCCGTACAGCAGCGGTTCTGGTTCCTCGACCGGCTGCCCTCGCTGCGCGCCGCCTATCTGATCCCCACCCTCGTCGAGTACGCCGGAACCGTCGACCGCGACGTGCTGCGCCGCGCCGTCGACCTGGTGCTCACCCGGCACCCCGCGCTGTCCTCGGTGTTCTGCCTCGACCGGCGCAAGCGGCACGTCTGCTACCGCACCATCGGCACCCCGCCGCCGACGCCCGTCACCGAGGCCGCCGACTGGCACCCCGACACCCTGAAGAACCGGCTCTCGCGGCTGTGCTGGGCGCCCATGGACCTCGGGAAGGAGGCCCCGGCCCGCGCCGAGATCCTCGCCCTCGGGCCGGAGCGCACCGTGCTCGCCCTGGTCGTGCACCACATCGTCGCCGACGGCTGGTCCCGCGACCTGCTGCTCGCCGAGATCGGCACCGCCTACCGTGCCCTGGCCGCCGGCACCGAACCGGTGCTCGCAGAGCCCGTCCACCCCGCACACCTCGCCCCCGCCGAGGCGCCCGCCCCGGCGCGGGAGACCGAGCGGGCCGCCGCACTCCTCGACCATCTGCGCGGCGCGCCCAACGACATCGACCTGCCCCACGACTGGCCGCGCGCCGAACTCCAGTCCACCGAGGCGACCTTGCTCACCGCCGAGCTGCCCGCCGCCCTCGCGGGCCGGCTGCGCGCCGTCGCCGCCGACGTCGTCGGCTGCACCCTCTTCATGACCACGGCGGCGCTGCTCGCGGTGGCCCTCGCCCGGCGCGGCGGCCAGCGCGACTTCCTCTTCGCCTTCCCCTGGGCCGGCCGCGAGGACCCGGCCGCGGGCGAGGCGATCGGGATGTTCGTCAACACCCTGATCCTCCGCCTCGACCTGCGCGGCGAACCCACCTGGCGGGAACTCCTCGGCCGGGTCCGGGAGAGCTGTTCGGTCTCCTACCGGCACGCCGACGTGGCGCTCGACGTCCTCGCCAACGAGCTGCACAGCGACCGCGACCTCAGCCGCCCCGCCCTCACCCCGGTCTTCCTCAGCGCCCAGAGCGGCGACACCGGCCCGGCCGGACTGACCGGCGACACCACCGCCCGCCTCCTCCCGCTCGAACCGCTGCACATCAAGTACGAGCTCGAACTCGTCGCCGAAGAGGCGGCGGACGAGCGGCTCGACCTCCGCCTGGCCTACGCCGTCAACCTCTTCACCCGGGATACGGCCGAGGCCCTGCTCATCGACGTGGTCACCGCCGCCGAAGACCTCGCGGCCGACCCCGACTCCCACCCCTTCACCAGGAGCACTTCGTGAACAACACCGTGGCCACGACCCCGCTCACCGAGACCGAACTGCTCACCCGGGTCCGGCAGGCCTGGGCCGACGTCCTCGACCTGGACACCGTCGAGCAGGTACCCGAGGACGTCAACTTCCTGGAGGCGGGCGGCAGTTCGCTGCTCCTCATCATGCTGTGGGAGGAGCTGGACCCGCTGACCGAGCGGACCCTGAAGGTCTCCGACCTGTTCCAGCACAGCACCGTCAAGGCCCAGGTCGCCCTCCTCGGCGACGCCTCCGGCACCGAGGAGGCCCTGACCGAGCTGGGTGCCCGCAACCGCGGCGGCCTCATCGGCCGTGCGCGCCGCGACCAGTCCGCGTCCGAGTGAACGGGGGAACCGCGACCATGACCCACAGCACCGACATCGCCGTCGTCGGCATCGGCCTGCGCTACCCCGACGCCGCCACCCCGGCGGAGTTCTGGCGGAACATCGACCGGGGCGTCGTCTCCATGCGCGAGATGTCCCCCGAGCAGCTCAAGGCCGCCGGCGTCACCGACGAGATGCTCGCCGACCCCTCCTTCGTCAGGGTCGCCACCTCGCTGGCCGGCGTCGAGGACTTCGCCTCCGAGTTCTTCGGCTACCCGCCCCGCGAGGCCGAGACCATCGACCCGCAGCAGCGGCTCTTCCTGGAGGCCTGCTGGGAGGCCCTGGAGGCCGCCGGACACCCGGCCCGCAAGGACGCCACCACCGGCCCCGTCGTCGGCGTCTTCGCCGGCAGCGCCGCCGGCAACTACTCGGCCGCCCTGCTCGCCGCCAAGGCCCGCGAGTCCGGACTGCGCGCCGCCGTCGACGACCTGGAGCTCACGGTCGGCGGCCAGGCCGACTTCATGACCTCCCGCGCCGCCTACAAGCTCGGCCTGCGCGGCCCCGCCCTGAGCATCCAGACCGGCTGCTCCTCCTCGCTGTACGGCGTCCACTACGCCACCCTCAGCCTGCTCTCCGGCGAGTGCGACATCGCCCTGGCCGGCGGCGCCACCGTCCTCGAGCCCTTCCGCGGCTACCGCCACCAGCCCGGCGGCGTGCTCTCCGAGGACGGCTACTGCCGCTCCTTCGACGCGAGTTCGACCGGCACGACCTACAGCTCCGGCGTCGGCGTCGTCGCCCTGCGCCGCCTCGACGACGCCCTCGCGGACGGTGACACCGTGCTCGCCGTGATCCGCGGCAGCGCCGTCGGCAACGACGGCGGCGACCGCCTCGGCTTCGTCGCCCCCAGCCCGCGCGGCGTCGCCGACGTCGTCGCCGCCGCCCTCGGCACCGCCGGCGTCACCGCCGACAAGCTGCGCTACGTCGAGGCGCACGGCACCGCGACCCCGGTCGGCGACAACATCGAACTCATCGCGCTCAACCGGGCGTTCCGCGCCACCACCGACAAGACCGCCTACTGCGCGCTCGGTTCGGTGATGTCCAACATCGGGCACACCGGCCCCGCCGCCGGCATCGCCGGCTTCATCAAGGCCGTGCACGTCGCGCGCACCGGCACCATCCCGCCGCACCCCACCTTCGAGAGCCCGCGCGACCCCGACATCCTCGACGAGAGCCCCTTCTTCGTCACCACCACCGGCGAGGAGTGCGCCGACGCCGACCGGCACGTCCTGGTCAACTCCATGGGCGTCGGCGGCACCAACGCCGCCATCGTGCTCGCCGCCCCGCCGGAGCCGGTCCGCCCCGCGGCCCCGCGCCGCGCCACCGTGCGCCTGGTGCTGTCCGCCCGCACCCGCGCCGAGCTGGACCAGACCTGCCGCCGGCTCGCCGACGCCCTCGACGAGGGCGGCCTCGACGCCGAGGACGTCGCCCACACCCTGCGGGTCGGCCGCGCCGTCTTCGACGAGCGCCGGGTGGTCACCGCGCCCCGCGAGCGCCTCGCCGCCGCCCTGCGCGTGCCGCGCCCGCCGGCCGTCCGCACCGAGCGCTCCGCCGGCCGCCGCCCCGTCCTGGTGCTGCCCGCCGACGGCGCCCCGCAGCCGCCGGCCGCGCTGCTCGCCGGACTGCGCGCCGCGCTCCCGGAGCTCGGCGAGCCCCTGACGGGCACTCAGGAGAGCCTGCCCGATGGCCGGTTCCCGCTGTACGTCGGCCACGGCGAGCCCGCCCGCGACCGCCACGTCCTCGCGCTGCCTGAGCAGGACGCTCCGCTCGACGCCGACGCGCTCGCCGAGCTCCTCGACGACGCCGTCACCACCGCGTGGCTGCACGGCGCCGAGGTCGACTGGTCCGCCCTCGACGGCGCCCGCGGCCGCCGCGTCACCCTCCCCACGTACCCCTTCACCCGCAAGCGCCACTGGGCCCTCGACCGGCTCACCTACGACGGCCCGGTCGCCGCCGCCCCCGCCGCGCCCGGCACCGGCGGCACCTCCACCGCCGCCGAGGGCAGCGTCGAGGCCGGACTCGTCCAGCTGTGGAAGGACCTGTTCGGGCACGAGACCATCGGCCTCGACGACGAGTTCGCCGCGCTCGGCGGCACCTCGCTGCTCTCCGTACAGATGGTCCTGGAGATCCAGAACCGCTTCGGCGTCCTGGTCAACATCCACCGGGCCGGCGGCAGCCAGGCCACCGTCCGCCGCCTCACCGCCATCGTCGAGGGCCTCAAGAACGGCGCGGGACTCGGCGACGAGGAGGTCGACCCGGCCGCGGACGGCGACGGCGCCCTCGTCGACGCCGACCTCCAGATCGCCCTGGAGCCGCTCGCCAAGAAGCCCGCGCCCGGCAAGGACGTGCTGCTCACCGGCGCCACCGGCTACCTCGGCGCCTTCCTCCTCGACGAGCTGGTGCGCGCCTCCAAGGGCCGCGTCTACTGCGTCGTCCGCGCCGCCGACGAGGCCGAGGGCATGGCCCGGCTCAAGGCCACCGCCGCCAAGTTCGGCCTGGCCGAGCCCGACCCGGAGCGCGTGCACGCCGTCCCCGGCGACCTCCGCGACATCGCGAAGGTCTGCGCCACGTACCGCGACGGCGAACTCGCCGGCCGTATCGGCCACGTGCTGCACTGCGCCGCCAAGGTCGTCTTCACCGAGCCGTACCGGATGCTCCGCGAGGACAACATCCTGCCGCTCGTCGGACTCCTCAACTGGATGCGCCCGCTGGGCATCCGCGACATCAGCTTCATCTCCACCGTCGCCGCCACCGCCCCCGCCGGCGGCGACGGACGCCTCATGGAGACCCGCGAGCAGCCGCTCGACCCGCAGCTCGGCGGCTACGGCGTCAGCAAGTGGGTCGGCGAGCGCATCCTGGAGCGGGCCGACCAGGACGGCATGCGCGTCCGGGTCTTCCGCCCCGGCCTCATCATGGCCTCCAGCAAGACCGGCGCCTGCAACGACAAGGACCTCATCTGGTTCCTGCTCGCCAGCGGCCTGGTCGTCGGCGCCCGCCCGGTCGACGACCGCGGCATGCCGGTCTCCCCGGTCGACGTCCTCGCCCGCGCCGTCGCCGAACTCGCCCTGTCCGGCAGGTCGGTGGGCCGCGCCTACCACCTCGTCGACGAGATATCGCCGAGCCTGGAGGACCTCTTCGCGGCCCTGGAGACCGCCGGCCTGCCCACCCGCACCGTCCCGCTGACCGAATGGCAGCGGCTCGTCGCCGAGCAGGCGACGGCCACCGGCAGCAAGGTGCTCTCCGCCACGGCCCTCTACGAGATGGAGGGCCACGAGCTCGACGAGGCCGGCGTCCAGGCCCGCGCCTGGCAGCCCTGGCTGCGCAAGGCCGGCCTCTCCCCGCTGGTCACCGGCGAGCAGCTGCGCAGCGGACTGGCCTTCCTGGCCCACCGTACCGAGGACATCGGCTCGCTCCTCCCGGCCCTCGCGGCCGAGGGCGCGGCCGCCGCCACCCAGGGGGAGCAGCAGTGAGCGACAATCCGACCACCGGAACCACGGACGCCGGTACGCGCCGGCACCGGCTCGCGGTCATCGGCGCGGGTGTCATGGGCACCGGCATCACCACCCTGGCCCTCGGCCGCGGAGTCGACGTGATCCTGGTGGACGTCTCCGAGGAGATCCTCGCCAAGGCGAGCGCCGCCGCCACCGGCCAGCTGCGGCTCGCCCGGATGATGGGCAAGCTGCCCCGCGAGGGCGCCACCGGCGAGCTCGTCACCACCACCCGGATCGCCGACATCGCCGACGCCACCGCCGTCGTCGAGGCCGTCACCGAACTGGCCCCGCTGAAGGCCAAGGTGCTCGCCGAGGCCTCCGCCGCCGTCGCCCCCGGCACGCTGCTGATCTCCAACACCTCGGCCGTGCCGATCGACGAGCAGGCCGACTCGGTCGCCCGGCCCGAGGACCTGGTCGGCATCCACTTCATGAACCCGCCCTACCTGATCCACACCTCGGAGCTGATCCGCGGGCCGCGCAGCGGGGAGCAGGCCGTCGCCGACGCCCGCGAGCTGCTCGAAGCCCTCGGCCAGCACGGCGTGGTCGTCGGCGACGGACCCGGCTTCGTCATCAACCGGATCCTGCAGCGCATGATCAACGAGGCCGCCCGGATCGTCGCCGACGGCGTGGCCGACCCGGCCTCCGTCGACGCCGCCTTCGAGGGCTGCCTGGGCCACACCACCGGCCCGCTCGCCACCGCCGACCTCATCGGCCTCGACAACGTGGTCGACTCCCTGCGGGTCCTGCACGAACGCACCGGGGACGCGGGCTACGAGCCCTGCGCCCTGCTCCTGGAGAAGGTCGCCGCCGGCGATTTCGGCCGCAAGACCGGCCGCGGATTTTTCGAATACGGAGGAAGCACGTCATGAGCACCCCCACCACCCAGCAGGACACCGCCGCCACCGAGCAGGACACCACCGCCATCCGTGAGACGCTGACCGCCTTCCTGGAGCAGCGCACCAAGACCGCCGTCGCCGCCGACGTCGACCTGTTCTCCACCGGCCTGGTCACCTCCCTGTTCGCCATGGAGCTCCTGGTGCACGTCGAGCAGTCCTTCGGCGTCCAGGTCGGCGGCGCCGACCTCACCCTCGACAACTTCCGCAGCGTCGACGCCATGACCGCCCTCGTGCTGCGCCTGCGGGGCGCCGGCGATGAGTGAGGCGACCGTACGCCGCTCCGCCCGCGCCGAGGCGGAGCAGCTGACCGGCGACCTCATCGGCGACCGGGCCGACGCCTGGGACCGGGCCGGCGAGCTGCCCCTCGACCTGCTGCGCGAACTGGGCGCCAAGGGCGTGCTGTGCGCCCAGGTGCCCGCCCCGTACGGCGGTCTGGGCCTCAGCAGCGCCGACAACGGCGAACTCACCGCGCACGTCGGGGCGCTCTGCTCCTCCGTCCGCAGCGTCATGACCTCCCAGGGCATGGCCGCCTGGACCGTCGAGCGGCTCGGCAGCGACGAGCAGAAGGCCGTCCACCTGGCCGAGCTGACCTCCGGGAAGCTCGCCGGGGTCGCCTTCAGCGAGCCCGGCGCCGGCAGCGACCTCGGCGCGATGAGCACCACCATCCGCACCGAGGGCGACAGCATCGTCCTCGACGGCCGCAAGGCCTGGATCACCGTGGGCGCCTACGCCGACCTGCTGGTCGTCTTCGGCCGGCACGGCGAGGGCGCCGGCGCCGTGGTGGTCCCCACCGACGCGCCCGGCGTACGGATCGAGCGCGTCGCCGACCCGATGGGCTGCCGGGCCGCCGGACACGCCAACGTCACCCTCGACGGCGTACGGCTGCCCGCCGACCGGCTCCTCGGCGGCGCCGGCCTCCCGGTGGACTGGCTGGTCACCTCCGCGCTCACCTTCGGCCGGGTCTCCGTGGCCTGGGGCTGCGTCGGCATCCTGCGGGCCTGCCTGCGCGCCGCCGCCCAGCACGCCGCAGGCCGGGAGCAGTTCGGCGTCCCGCTCGCCGACCACCAGCTGGTCGCCCGGCACCTCGCCGAACTGCACGTCGCCCAGGAGGCCTCGGCCCGCTGCTGCGAGCAGGCCAGCCGCTGCTGGGACGACAACAGCCCCGAGCTCGTCACCTCCGCCGTCACCGCGAAGCACCTCGCCGCCGGGCACGCCGCCCGCGGCGCGGCCGCCGCCGTCCAGGTGCTCGCCTCGGCGGGCGCCCGGGACGGCGGGCCGGTGGCCCGCGCCTACCGGGACGCCAAGCTGATGGAGATCATCGAGGGCAGCAACGAGATCAGCCAGCTGCTGCTCGGCAAGCACGCCCTGGCGGTGTGGTCATGAGCGACGACCTGTCCATCGGCATCGGCCGGGTGCACACCGTGCTCCCCGAGGTGCGCACCCCGCTGGCCGACCTCCCCGAGTTCCCCGGACTCACCCCGGAGGAGGCCGAGTTCGCCCGCGGCAGCGGCATCGCGACCGTCGGCGTCCTGGAGGACACCACCGCCGGCGACCTCGCGGTCCGGGCGGTCCAGGGCCTCCTCGACGAGCTCGACGGGACGGACGGGGCCGCCCGGCCCGACACCCTCGTCCTCGTCGGGCCCCGCGCCCCCGACGTCCTGCTCGGCTCGGACGCCTGCCGCGTCCAGGCCGAGGCCAAGCTCGACGGCGCCTTCGCCTTCACCCTGGACGGCCTCGGCTGCACCGGCTCCAGCGCCGCCTGGGCGCTCGCCCGGGACCTGCTGCTCGCCGACCCGTCCCGGCAGAGCGTCCTCGTCGCCCACGGCAGCCGCCCCACCGGCTACGACCGGGTGCGCCACCCGGTCACCGTGATCGGCGACGGCGCCTACGCCATGACCATGGTCCGCGGCGGACGGCCGGTGCTGCGCGCCCACCGCCAGGAGACCGACGGCACCTTCCACGACCTGTTCCGGGTGGACTACAAGCAGGTGCCGCAGTACGAGTGGCGCGAGGAGTGCGCCTCGCCCGACCGGTACCGCTTCGAGCTCGCCATGAACAGCCGCATGCGGCTCTCCCGCATGGTCGACGAGGTGCTCGCCGACGCCGGCGTCGACAAGGGCGCCGTCGCCACGACCCTCATGCAGAACGTCACGGCGAGCGCCTACCAGTTCTACGAGACGCTCCTCGGCCTGCCCATCCACCCGGTGTGCGGTGAACACCTCGCCGCCTACGGCCACCTGGGCGCCATGGACGTCGTGCTCAACCTCGACCGGCTGCTCGCGGCCGGCGAACTCGCCCCGGGCGACCTCGTGCTCGTCCTCAACAACAGCCCCGTCGCGGCCTGGGCCGTGACCCTGTGGGAGGTGTGACCGTGACCGAGACCGTGCAGGACATCACGACCGTCAAGTGCCTGGTGTGGGACCTCGACAACACCCTGTGGCAGGGCACCCTGCTGGAGGACGGCGAGGTCGTCCTCCCCGACGAGATCCGCGCCGTGATCACCACCCTCGACGAGCGCGGCATCCTCCAGGCCGTGGCCAGCAAGAACGACCACGACCACGCCTGGGGACAGCTGGAGAAGCTGGGCGTCGCCGAGTACTTCGTGCACCCGCGGATCGGCTGGAACCCCAAGTCCGGCTCCGTCCGCGACATCGCCGAACAGCTCAACTTCGCCCTGAAGACCATCGCGTTCATCGACGACCAGCCCGCCGAGCGCGCCGAGGTCGAGCACCACCTCCCCGAGGTGCGCTGCTACCGCGCCGAGGAGGCCCTGGAGCTCACCGGCCGCCCCGAGTTCAGCCCCGTCACCACCGCCGACTCGCGCCGCCGCCGCGAGATGTACCAGGCCGGCTTCCGCCGCGAGGCCGCCCGCCAGGACTTCACCGGCGCCGACGAGGAGTTCCTGCGCACCCTCGACCTCGTCATGACCATCCGGCGGGCGGCCGACGAGGACCTCGCCCGGGTAGAGGAACTCACCCTGCGCACCAGCCAGATGAACGCCACCGGCGTCCACTACGGCGACGCCGAGCTGCGCGCCCTGCTCGCCGACCCCGACCACGAGGTCCTGGTCATCGCGCTCAGCGACCGGTTCGGCGACCACGGCGCCGTCGGCATCGTGCTCCTCGAACGCCTCCCCGGCGTCTGGCACCTCAAGCTGCTCGCCACCTCCTGCCGGGTCGTCTCCTTCGGCGCCGGCGCGGTCATCCTGCGCTGGCTCACCGACCGGGCCGCCGCCGCGGGAGTGCACCTCGCCGCCGACTTCCGGCGCACCGAGCGCAACCGCATGATGGAGGTCGCCTACCGCTTCGCGGGCTTCACCGGCGACGCCTGCCCGTGCGCCGCCGCCGTCACCGGGCCGGACCGCGACGGCATCGAGCTCCTGCACATCGAGCCCGTACGGCAGGAGCCGCCGACCACCATGCGG from Streptomyces fradiae includes:
- a CDS encoding acyl carrier protein, with the translated sequence MSTPTTQQDTAATEQDTTAIRETLTAFLEQRTKTAVAADVDLFSTGLVTSLFAMELLVHVEQSFGVQVGGADLTLDNFRSVDAMTALVLRLRGAGDE
- a CDS encoding HAD-IIIC family phosphatase — protein: MTETVQDITTVKCLVWDLDNTLWQGTLLEDGEVVLPDEIRAVITTLDERGILQAVASKNDHDHAWGQLEKLGVAEYFVHPRIGWNPKSGSVRDIAEQLNFALKTIAFIDDQPAERAEVEHHLPEVRCYRAEEALELTGRPEFSPVTTADSRRRREMYQAGFRREAARQDFTGADEEFLRTLDLVMTIRRAADEDLARVEELTLRTSQMNATGVHYGDAELRALLADPDHEVLVIALSDRFGDHGAVGIVLLERLPGVWHLKLLATSCRVVSFGAGAVILRWLTDRAAAAGVHLAADFRRTERNRMMEVAYRFAGFTGDACPCAAAVTGPDRDGIELLHIEPVRQEPPTTMRLDAPDLAVPAVPAEASHG
- a CDS encoding 3-oxoacyl-[acyl-carrier-protein] synthase III C-terminal domain-containing protein, with protein sequence MSDDLSIGIGRVHTVLPEVRTPLADLPEFPGLTPEEAEFARGSGIATVGVLEDTTAGDLAVRAVQGLLDELDGTDGAARPDTLVLVGPRAPDVLLGSDACRVQAEAKLDGAFAFTLDGLGCTGSSAAWALARDLLLADPSRQSVLVAHGSRPTGYDRVRHPVTVIGDGAYAMTMVRGGRPVLRAHRQETDGTFHDLFRVDYKQVPQYEWREECASPDRYRFELAMNSRMRLSRMVDEVLADAGVDKGAVATTLMQNVTASAYQFYETLLGLPIHPVCGEHLAAYGHLGAMDVVLNLDRLLAAGELAPGDLVLVLNNSPVAAWAVTLWEV
- a CDS encoding beta-ketoacyl synthase N-terminal-like domain-containing protein; its protein translation is MTHSTDIAVVGIGLRYPDAATPAEFWRNIDRGVVSMREMSPEQLKAAGVTDEMLADPSFVRVATSLAGVEDFASEFFGYPPREAETIDPQQRLFLEACWEALEAAGHPARKDATTGPVVGVFAGSAAGNYSAALLAAKARESGLRAAVDDLELTVGGQADFMTSRAAYKLGLRGPALSIQTGCSSSLYGVHYATLSLLSGECDIALAGGATVLEPFRGYRHQPGGVLSEDGYCRSFDASSTGTTYSSGVGVVALRRLDDALADGDTVLAVIRGSAVGNDGGDRLGFVAPSPRGVADVVAAALGTAGVTADKLRYVEAHGTATPVGDNIELIALNRAFRATTDKTAYCALGSVMSNIGHTGPAAGIAGFIKAVHVARTGTIPPHPTFESPRDPDILDESPFFVTTTGEECADADRHVLVNSMGVGGTNAAIVLAAPPEPVRPAAPRRATVRLVLSARTRAELDQTCRRLADALDEGGLDAEDVAHTLRVGRAVFDERRVVTAPRERLAAALRVPRPPAVRTERSAGRRPVLVLPADGAPQPPAALLAGLRAALPELGEPLTGTQESLPDGRFPLYVGHGEPARDRHVLALPEQDAPLDADALAELLDDAVTTAWLHGAEVDWSALDGARGRRVTLPTYPFTRKRHWALDRLTYDGPVAAAPAAPGTGGTSTAAEGSVEAGLVQLWKDLFGHETIGLDDEFAALGGTSLLSVQMVLEIQNRFGVLVNIHRAGGSQATVRRLTAIVEGLKNGAGLGDEEVDPAADGDGALVDADLQIALEPLAKKPAPGKDVLLTGATGYLGAFLLDELVRASKGRVYCVVRAADEAEGMARLKATAAKFGLAEPDPERVHAVPGDLRDIAKVCATYRDGELAGRIGHVLHCAAKVVFTEPYRMLREDNILPLVGLLNWMRPLGIRDISFISTVAATAPAGGDGRLMETREQPLDPQLGGYGVSKWVGERILERADQDGMRVRVFRPGLIMASSKTGACNDKDLIWFLLASGLVVGARPVDDRGMPVSPVDVLARAVAELALSGRSVGRAYHLVDEISPSLEDLFAALETAGLPTRTVPLTEWQRLVAEQATATGSKVLSATALYEMEGHELDEAGVQARAWQPWLRKAGLSPLVTGEQLRSGLAFLAHRTEDIGSLLPALAAEGAAAATQGEQQ
- a CDS encoding phosphopantetheine-binding protein; the protein is MNNTVATTPLTETELLTRVRQAWADVLDLDTVEQVPEDVNFLEAGGSSLLLIMLWEELDPLTERTLKVSDLFQHSTVKAQVALLGDASGTEEALTELGARNRGGLIGRARRDQSASE
- a CDS encoding condensation domain-containing protein; the protein is MTGNQPAPLSFAQERLWFADATAPGNPTYNVPLFFRTPEPLDPKALSFALEAVTARHEPLRTVYRLAGDRPEQHVLAPEPVPVEVVDLTGAPDAAARAEREAEERGRAPFDLAEGPLLRCTLWQGLPGGDAVLLTVHHIAVDGWSLAPLFDDLARAYAAALAGDPIELPELPARYADFATQERSAAHQPAAVRALDERAAELLKVAPGLRLAGRADRPAAPDGARTGARHELVVPPPVRAGIDTLAAGLRVTPYVVLTAAVQALLHRWSGRSAFLLGTMTANRDHPGLEEAVGFFVNTVPLHARVDAADFFRALCKATRKEAFRALSVQRVPFDRLTAAVGAARGTGRTPLVEVGFVYQNAPVVRAGGAGWSVPVVLGTGTAKFDLLLMLEDGPEGLSVTIEYDSELYGPADAKGLAEGLAALLDAAVADPDRALAELPELPGQPAADALPPEPEVPAVTPAAPTTATTAMPGTPALHGAEAEAAELFVAALDKRGGLGPAPAAAELTGASDFFALGGHSLLAVTMLAETKRRHGLTVSPRAFLPDPTVAGLARLLTEARAAAAQAAAGTPAATAPATAERPGAAAADQEAHPASPVQQRFWFLDRLPSLRAAYLIPTLVEYAGTVDRDVLRRAVDLVLTRHPALSSVFCLDRRKRHVCYRTIGTPPPTPVTEAADWHPDTLKNRLSRLCWAPMDLGKEAPARAEILALGPERTVLALVVHHIVADGWSRDLLLAEIGTAYRALAAGTEPVLAEPVHPAHLAPAEAPAPARETERAAALLDHLRGAPNDIDLPHDWPRAELQSTEATLLTAELPAALAGRLRAVAADVVGCTLFMTTAALLAVALARRGGQRDFLFAFPWAGREDPAAGEAIGMFVNTLILRLDLRGEPTWRELLGRVRESCSVSYRHADVALDVLANELHSDRDLSRPALTPVFLSAQSGDTGPAGLTGDTTARLLPLEPLHIKYELELVAEEAADERLDLRLAYAVNLFTRDTAEALLIDVVTAAEDLAADPDSHPFTRSTS
- a CDS encoding acyl-CoA dehydrogenase family protein produces the protein MSEATVRRSARAEAEQLTGDLIGDRADAWDRAGELPLDLLRELGAKGVLCAQVPAPYGGLGLSSADNGELTAHVGALCSSVRSVMTSQGMAAWTVERLGSDEQKAVHLAELTSGKLAGVAFSEPGAGSDLGAMSTTIRTEGDSIVLDGRKAWITVGAYADLLVVFGRHGEGAGAVVVPTDAPGVRIERVADPMGCRAAGHANVTLDGVRLPADRLLGGAGLPVDWLVTSALTFGRVSVAWGCVGILRACLRAAAQHAAGREQFGVPLADHQLVARHLAELHVAQEASARCCEQASRCWDDNSPELVTSAVTAKHLAAGHAARGAAAAVQVLASAGARDGGPVARAYRDAKLMEIIEGSNEISQLLLGKHALAVWS
- a CDS encoding 3-hydroxyacyl-CoA dehydrogenase family protein — encoded protein: MSDNPTTGTTDAGTRRHRLAVIGAGVMGTGITTLALGRGVDVILVDVSEEILAKASAAATGQLRLARMMGKLPREGATGELVTTTRIADIADATAVVEAVTELAPLKAKVLAEASAAVAPGTLLISNTSAVPIDEQADSVARPEDLVGIHFMNPPYLIHTSELIRGPRSGEQAVADARELLEALGQHGVVVGDGPGFVINRILQRMINEAARIVADGVADPASVDAAFEGCLGHTTGPLATADLIGLDNVVDSLRVLHERTGDAGYEPCALLLEKVAAGDFGRKTGRGFFEYGGSTS